From the Streptomyces sp. Tu 2975 genome, one window contains:
- a CDS encoding VCBS repeat-containing protein: MIHARPARRRLAAAVVTVLAVTVGATALTVPANAVPAAEGTTGAEAASTTGVVPFPAKSTIFGATATGFLTSTEVPPMDEGGPTYTAHWVRADGSPATDIAWAARIESTGSGDVVAFGWASGARLTDMATGVNLRSITVGGDTAYAGAAGKALFTTTLNVYGDRLLHMHTTTSGAAKMTAGLPGDATSVVVKAGTAEHALLTYSTGTGTAAKKYVAMLDLATNAVTETYELSEAAAKGDIAVSAAHVAWVEYDADYDVTVVAVDRATKNPQRFTVGNAWRRDVEVGLVGDWVTYGTRSGLTDLEVDPLYALTARSLEDGTTTHKLLDHTRTAAVAPDGTQVVRGGTVADGEGLYRIAPGADGAAPTATLVAGSGESTKVALLGSKIPAVIDLDQNRGRVPLEWTLSRYNATATVTLRHVRTGRTSVAGFIQPENAVVRYDWLGDLNNDGSLAESAYNGDYTWEISAKPLNGIGPEMKQTGTFKVTRKAAPHDYNDNGSPDLLLRDSAGQLMHSDSYYNPWINENGQLSAAEQKVIGSGWNMHNQIEAAGNLAGGPAGDLVARDKTGVLWLYQGRGDGTFATRTRIGSGWQIYRHLAGGSDLTGDGRPDLVATDTAGALWLYKATGSTSAPFESRKKIGLSGWQQFTLIEATGNIAGGAAGDLVARDKDGVLWLYQGRGDGTFSGRVRIGSGWNTFKYLVGVGDANRDGRPDLFAYGANGTYLYKGTGSSTAPFSAREGSSVPDAALTHTAVV; the protein is encoded by the coding sequence TTGATCCACGCACGTCCCGCCCGTCGGCGGCTCGCCGCCGCTGTCGTCACCGTGCTCGCCGTCACCGTCGGCGCGACCGCGCTGACCGTTCCTGCGAACGCCGTCCCGGCCGCCGAGGGCACGACGGGGGCGGAGGCGGCGTCCACGACGGGCGTCGTCCCGTTCCCGGCCAAGAGCACCATCTTCGGTGCGACCGCCACGGGCTTCCTGACCTCCACCGAGGTCCCGCCCATGGACGAAGGCGGCCCCACGTACACCGCGCACTGGGTCCGGGCGGACGGCTCCCCGGCCACGGACATCGCCTGGGCTGCCAGGATCGAGAGCACCGGCTCGGGCGACGTGGTGGCCTTCGGCTGGGCGTCCGGAGCCAGGCTCACCGACATGGCGACCGGAGTGAACCTGCGCTCGATCACCGTCGGTGGTGACACCGCCTATGCGGGAGCCGCCGGCAAGGCGCTGTTCACCACCACGCTCAACGTGTACGGGGACAGGCTCCTCCACATGCACACGACGACCAGCGGGGCGGCCAAGATGACGGCCGGTCTCCCGGGAGACGCCACGAGCGTCGTCGTCAAGGCCGGCACGGCCGAGCACGCCCTGCTGACCTACTCCACCGGCACGGGCACGGCGGCCAAGAAGTACGTGGCCATGCTCGACCTCGCCACCAACGCCGTGACGGAGACGTACGAGCTTTCCGAGGCCGCCGCGAAGGGCGACATCGCCGTCTCGGCGGCGCACGTCGCGTGGGTCGAGTACGACGCGGACTACGACGTCACGGTGGTGGCCGTCGACCGCGCCACCAAGAATCCGCAGCGCTTCACGGTCGGCAACGCATGGCGGCGCGACGTCGAGGTGGGTCTGGTCGGTGACTGGGTGACCTACGGCACCCGCAGCGGCCTCACCGACCTCGAGGTGGATCCGCTGTACGCCCTCACCGCGCGCAGCCTCGAGGACGGGACCACCACCCACAAGCTCCTTGACCACACCCGCACGGCCGCCGTCGCACCCGACGGCACCCAGGTCGTGCGCGGCGGCACGGTCGCGGACGGCGAAGGCCTCTACCGGATCGCTCCCGGGGCCGACGGCGCCGCACCGACCGCCACGCTCGTCGCGGGCAGCGGGGAGTCCACCAAGGTCGCCCTGCTGGGAAGCAAGATCCCCGCCGTGATCGACCTCGACCAGAACCGCGGCCGGGTGCCGCTCGAGTGGACGCTGTCCCGGTACAACGCGACGGCCACGGTCACCCTGCGGCACGTGCGGACCGGCAGGACCTCGGTCGCGGGTTTCATCCAGCCGGAGAACGCAGTCGTGCGCTACGACTGGCTGGGCGACCTCAACAACGACGGCTCCCTCGCCGAGAGCGCCTACAACGGCGACTACACCTGGGAGATCAGCGCCAAGCCCCTCAACGGCATCGGGCCGGAGATGAAGCAGACCGGCACGTTCAAGGTCACGCGCAAGGCCGCCCCGCACGACTACAACGACAACGGCTCGCCGGACCTGCTCCTGCGTGACAGCGCCGGTCAGTTGATGCATTCCGACAGCTACTACAACCCTTGGATCAACGAGAACGGCCAGCTGTCGGCAGCCGAGCAGAAGGTCATCGGCAGCGGCTGGAACATGCACAACCAGATAGAGGCCGCCGGGAACCTGGCCGGCGGCCCGGCCGGGGATCTGGTCGCCCGGGACAAGACCGGCGTGCTGTGGCTCTACCAGGGGCGCGGTGACGGCACCTTCGCCACCCGGACCAGGATCGGGTCCGGCTGGCAGATCTACCGGCACCTCGCCGGCGGCAGCGACCTCACCGGCGACGGCAGGCCCGACCTCGTGGCCACCGACACCGCCGGAGCGCTGTGGCTCTACAAGGCAACCGGCAGCACCAGCGCCCCGTTCGAGTCCCGGAAGAAGATCGGCCTCAGCGGCTGGCAGCAGTTCACGCTCATCGAGGCCACCGGCAACATCGCCGGCGGCGCGGCCGGCGACCTTGTCGCCCGTGACAAGGACGGAGTCCTCTGGCTCTACCAGGGCAGGGGCGACGGCACCTTCTCCGGCCGCGTGAGGATCGGCAGCGGCTGGAACACCTTCAAGTACCTCGTCGGCGTCGGCGACGCGAACCGCGACGGCCGCCCCGACCTGTTCGCGTACGGCGCCAACGGCACGTACCTGTACAAGGGCACCGGAAGCTCGACCGCTCCGTTCAGCGCTCGGGAGGGATCCAGCGTGCCCGACGCCGCCCTGACGCACACGGCCGTCGTCTGA